In Clostridium sp. DL-VIII, the following proteins share a genomic window:
- a CDS encoding zinc-binding dehydrogenase has translation MKALTKTKPGYDNMELLDIPEPKAERNLVKIKVQYSGICGSDLHSFKGEYGNIKTPVVLGHEFSGVVVEVGEDVKTVKVGDRVTSETTFETCGTCDFCKSKDYNLCSSRKGIGTQANGSFAEYVLSREESVHVLPENVSFLAASLTEPLACCVHAALEKTTIEKDDVVLILGPGPIGLLLAQVVKSQGAYVILSGVTKDKERLDFGKNMGVDRVVDSLQEDLEKIVMEKTNGYGVNKVFDCSGAVPAVNQGLRLTKKKGEFVQVGLFANVKNSIDQEAIIQREIKYIGSRSQKPSSWIKSLELMEAKKVDPETLITKIVELEDWRTGIEAAMEGSELKVVIRS, from the coding sequence GTGAAGGCATTAACAAAGACTAAACCAGGATATGACAACATGGAGTTATTAGATATCCCAGAACCCAAAGCTGAAAGAAATTTAGTGAAGATTAAAGTTCAATACAGCGGAATTTGTGGATCAGATTTACATTCATTCAAAGGTGAATATGGAAACATAAAAACCCCTGTAGTTTTAGGACACGAATTTTCCGGGGTAGTCGTTGAAGTAGGAGAAGATGTTAAAACAGTTAAAGTTGGAGATAGAGTAACAAGTGAAACGACTTTTGAGACTTGTGGAACATGTGATTTTTGTAAGAGCAAAGATTATAATTTATGTTCTTCAAGAAAAGGAATTGGGACTCAGGCAAATGGAAGCTTTGCAGAATATGTTCTATCAAGAGAAGAAAGTGTACACGTATTACCCGAAAATGTAAGTTTCTTGGCAGCATCATTAACTGAACCACTTGCATGTTGTGTGCATGCTGCTTTAGAAAAAACAACAATAGAAAAAGATGATGTAGTTCTAATATTAGGACCAGGACCAATAGGATTACTTTTAGCTCAAGTAGTTAAATCACAAGGTGCTTATGTAATTTTAAGTGGAGTAACTAAGGATAAAGAAAGACTAGACTTTGGAAAGAATATGGGCGTAGATAGAGTAGTTGACTCTCTTCAAGAAGATTTAGAAAAAATAGTGATGGAAAAGACTAATGGATATGGAGTAAATAAGGTATTTGATTGCTCTGGTGCAGTTCCAGCTGTAAATCAAGGATTGAGACTTACAAAGAAAAAGGGCGAATTTGTACAAGTTGGATTATTCGCAAATGTTAAGAATTCAATAGATCAAGAAGCCATTATTCAAAGAGAAATTAAATATATTGGATCTAGATCCCAAAAGCCAAGCTCTTGGATAAAATCATTAGAATTGATGGAAGCTAAGAAGGTAGATCCAGAAACATTAATAACAAAAATTGTAGAACTTGAGGATTGGAGAACTGGAATAGAAGCAGCTATGGAAGGTAGTGAGCTTAAAGTAGTAATTAGATCTTAA
- a CDS encoding transketolase: MNENLKKISSNIRISIVKSVSAAKSGHPGGSLSIADILTVLYFEKMNIDPKNPKDPKRDRLVLSKGHSAPALYATLAERGYFPKEELLSLRKYGSKLQGHPDMKKVEGVDMSTGSLGQGLSAANGMAIAAKLDNADYRVYAVLGDGEVQEGQIWEAAMSAAHYKLDNLTAFLDLNGLQIDGSNEEVMNIGPVDEKFKAFGWNVLTINGHCFEEISKAIDEAAAVKGKPTMIVCKTVKGKGVSFMENNVAWHGSAPNEEETKKALAELEGGVN, encoded by the coding sequence ATGAATGAAAATTTAAAGAAAATATCAAGTAACATAAGAATAAGCATTGTTAAAAGTGTATCGGCAGCAAAATCAGGACATCCAGGAGGTTCATTATCAATTGCAGATATCCTAACTGTTCTATACTTTGAAAAAATGAATATAGATCCTAAAAATCCAAAAGATCCAAAGAGGGATAGACTTGTATTATCAAAAGGACATTCAGCACCAGCATTATATGCTACTTTGGCAGAGAGAGGATATTTCCCTAAAGAGGAACTCTTAAGCTTAAGGAAATATGGATCTAAGTTACAAGGCCATCCTGATATGAAAAAAGTTGAAGGTGTTGATATGTCAACAGGATCACTAGGACAAGGATTATCAGCAGCAAATGGAATGGCAATAGCTGCAAAACTAGATAATGCAGATTATAGAGTTTACGCAGTATTAGGAGATGGAGAAGTACAAGAAGGACAGATATGGGAAGCGGCAATGAGCGCAGCACATTATAAACTTGACAATTTGACTGCATTCCTTGATTTAAATGGCTTACAGATAGATGGTTCAAATGAAGAAGTAATGAATATAGGTCCAGTTGATGAAAAATTCAAAGCTTTTGGTTGGAATGTTCTAACTATAAATGGACACTGCTTTGAAGAAATCTCTAAAGCTATAGATGAAGCAGCAGCTGTAAAAGGAAAACCAACAATGATAGTTTGTAAGACAGTAAAAGGAAAAGGCGTTTCATTTATGGAAAATAACGTTGCATGGCATGGGTCAGCACCAAATGAAGAAGAAACAAAGAAAGCATTAGCTGAGTTAGAAGGAGGCGTAAACTAA
- a CDS encoding PTS sugar transporter subunit IIB, giving the protein MNDKKRVLIACGAGIATSTVVCDKVEKLLKAHGIPAEIIQCKIAEVAAKAKDADLIISTTILPTTYEIPAIKATAYVTGIGMDKLDAQILDFFK; this is encoded by the coding sequence ATGAATGATAAAAAAAGAGTATTAATAGCTTGTGGGGCAGGTATAGCAACATCAACAGTGGTTTGTGACAAGGTTGAAAAATTATTAAAAGCACATGGTATTCCAGCAGAAATTATTCAATGTAAGATAGCTGAAGTAGCAGCTAAAGCAAAGGACGCTGATTTAATAATTTCAACTACTATTTTGCCGACTACTTACGAAATTCCAGCAATAAAAGCTACAGCATATGTTACTGGAATTGGTATGGATAAACTAGATGCACAAATATTAGATTTCTTTAAATAA
- a CDS encoding GIY-YIG nuclease family protein, translating to MNYVYILECADGTLYTGWTNNLEKRVEMHSKGIGAKYTRGRGPVKLIYHEIFENKNDAMKREYAIKRLTRKEKLKLISCYSREKV from the coding sequence ATGAATTATGTATATATTTTAGAATGTGCAGATGGTACACTCTATACAGGATGGACAAATAATTTAGAAAAACGAGTTGAAATGCATTCAAAGGGAATTGGAGCAAAGTATACTAGAGGAAGAGGCCCAGTTAAGCTGATTTATCATGAAATATTTGAGAATAAAAATGATGCAATGAAAAGGGAATATGCAATAAAAAGATTAACGAGGAAAGAAAAATTAAAATTGATAAGTTGTTACTCTAGAGAGAAAGTGTGA
- a CDS encoding ABC transporter substrate-binding protein — MKTKKLLSGILTSALLVGTMAGCGQASTTTSTQNSSDSGGGKTVRVYQLKVEINDQLQELAKEYEKEKGVKVEVTSVGGGADYGASLKAEFQKGTEPDIFMIQGAGDYETWKHKIDDLSSEEWVNNAVKGTLDTVTIDGKVYGMPAATEGYGLLYNKEILDKAGIDPKSIDTFDKLKAAFEKLDSEKAELGIDNVVSYTTKEFWVTGNHTFNIPLATQDNPTQFTKDYLAGKADIVNNKQFNDWMNLVELLCKYGGGKNLDTIDYSTQVGNFALGKTAFIHQGNWIASDLKNLDAKFDMGFVPLAINDDPKMSGSIPVGVPMYWVVNKDSKVNKEAREFLDWMVSSQAGQESLVKDMDMIPAFTNFTVQSDNPLNKSINEYNKAGKTLPWAFTNLPDGFNKNSLAPLFSKFINTDMGEQAKKDMLQGIQDATKAK, encoded by the coding sequence ATGAAAACAAAAAAGTTATTATCAGGAATTTTGACTTCTGCATTATTAGTGGGGACTATGGCAGGATGCGGACAAGCATCGACTACTACAAGTACACAAAATTCTAGTGATTCTGGAGGTGGAAAGACAGTCAGAGTTTATCAACTAAAGGTTGAAATCAATGATCAGCTTCAAGAACTTGCTAAAGAATATGAGAAAGAAAAAGGTGTAAAAGTTGAAGTTACTTCAGTTGGTGGAGGAGCTGATTATGGTGCATCTTTAAAGGCAGAGTTTCAAAAAGGAACTGAACCTGATATATTCATGATTCAGGGTGCTGGGGATTACGAAACTTGGAAACATAAAATTGATGATTTAAGCTCAGAAGAATGGGTGAACAATGCAGTTAAAGGAACTCTAGATACAGTAACTATTGATGGAAAAGTTTATGGTATGCCAGCTGCTACAGAAGGTTATGGATTATTATACAACAAAGAAATTTTGGACAAGGCTGGTATCGATCCCAAGTCTATAGATACTTTTGATAAATTAAAAGCAGCCTTTGAAAAATTAGATAGTGAAAAAGCTGAATTAGGTATTGATAACGTTGTATCTTATACAACAAAAGAATTCTGGGTTACAGGAAATCATACATTTAATATACCACTCGCAACTCAAGATAATCCGACTCAATTTACTAAGGATTACCTTGCAGGTAAAGCTGATATAGTTAATAATAAGCAATTTAACGATTGGATGAATCTAGTTGAATTACTTTGTAAATATGGTGGTGGAAAGAATTTAGACACCATAGATTATAGTACTCAAGTTGGTAATTTCGCTCTTGGAAAAACTGCATTTATACATCAAGGTAACTGGATTGCTTCAGATTTAAAGAACTTAGATGCTAAATTTGATATGGGATTTGTTCCACTTGCAATAAATGATGATCCAAAGATGAGTGGATCTATTCCAGTAGGAGTTCCAATGTACTGGGTAGTTAATAAAGATTCTAAGGTTAATAAGGAAGCTAGAGAATTTTTAGATTGGATGGTTAGCAGTCAAGCTGGTCAAGAATCATTAGTTAAGGATATGGACATGATTCCTGCATTTACAAACTTTACAGTTCAAAGTGATAATCCATTGAACAAATCAATAAATGAATATAATAAAGCAGGAAAAACTCTTCCTTGGGCATTTACTAATCTACCAGATGGATTTAACAAGAATAGTTTAGCACCTTTATTCTCTAAGTTTATTAATACTGATATGGGAGAGCAGGCTAAGAAAGATATGTTGCAAGGAATTCAAGATGCAACAAAAGCTAAATAG
- a CDS encoding phosphoglucomutase: MLQELKKLQSGTDIRGIATEYNGIKNLTPDLVRALGNGFVEWLKNNKNIDKGSIKIAVGIDSRLSGPELKEALIKVFLNSGCRIYDCGMCTTPAMFMTTILEDYSCDGAIMITASHLPYYYNGLKFFTKEGGCEKEDIVEIIEYSCLEGKSCAGGSVENIDFIDVYSNILVNKIRKSVNSEINYEFPLEGKKIIVDAGNGAGGFFAHKVLSKLGADIEGSQFTEPDGNFPNHIPNPENKEAMESIKRAVLENNADLGIIFDTDVDRAAVVSSDGTEINKNALIALISAIVLEETPNSTIVTDSVTSSGLAEFITNLGGIHHRFKRGYKNVINEAKRLNEKGSESNLAIETSGHAALKENYFLDDGAYLVAKILIKMAKLKEEGKDVSSLIENLKYPKESRDIRINIKRADFRTYGEMIIEGLKKYVEQIEGWTIEPQNYEGVRINCNKKSGDGWFLLRLSLHEPVLALNVESDSDNGTNMMLEKLILFLKKYEELEDISK, encoded by the coding sequence ATGCTACAAGAACTTAAAAAGTTGCAAAGTGGAACGGATATAAGAGGGATAGCGACTGAATATAATGGAATTAAAAATCTTACACCAGATTTAGTAAGAGCCTTAGGAAATGGGTTTGTGGAATGGCTCAAAAACAATAAAAACATAGATAAAGGTAGTATAAAAATAGCTGTTGGTATAGATTCAAGATTGTCAGGTCCAGAATTGAAAGAGGCTTTAATTAAAGTTTTTTTAAATTCTGGCTGCAGGATCTATGATTGTGGAATGTGTACAACTCCTGCCATGTTTATGACGACTATTTTAGAAGACTACTCCTGTGATGGAGCTATAATGATAACAGCGAGTCATCTTCCATATTATTATAATGGATTGAAATTTTTTACTAAGGAAGGTGGATGTGAAAAAGAAGATATTGTAGAAATAATAGAATACTCCTGTTTAGAGGGAAAGAGTTGTGCTGGTGGATCAGTAGAAAATATTGACTTTATAGATGTTTACTCAAATATATTAGTCAATAAAATAAGGAAAAGCGTAAATTCAGAAATAAATTATGAATTTCCTCTAGAAGGAAAAAAAATAATTGTTGATGCAGGAAATGGAGCAGGAGGATTTTTTGCGCATAAAGTTTTATCAAAGCTTGGAGCTGATATAGAAGGAAGTCAGTTCACAGAACCTGATGGAAACTTTCCTAATCATATACCAAACCCAGAAAACAAAGAGGCCATGGAATCTATAAAGAGGGCAGTCCTTGAAAATAACGCAGATTTAGGAATAATTTTTGATACAGATGTGGATAGGGCAGCAGTGGTAAGCAGTGATGGAACGGAGATAAATAAGAATGCACTTATAGCATTGATATCTGCTATAGTACTAGAGGAGACTCCAAATTCTACTATTGTTACAGACTCGGTAACTTCATCAGGGCTTGCTGAATTTATAACAAACTTAGGGGGAATTCATCATAGATTTAAAAGAGGATATAAAAATGTTATAAATGAAGCAAAGAGATTAAATGAAAAGGGTTCGGAGAGCAACTTAGCGATAGAAACATCTGGGCATGCTGCATTGAAAGAAAATTATTTCTTAGATGATGGTGCATATTTGGTTGCTAAAATATTGATAAAAATGGCTAAGTTAAAAGAAGAGGGAAAGGATGTTTCTAGTCTTATAGAAAATCTTAAATACCCAAAAGAGAGCAGAGATATAAGAATAAATATAAAAAGAGCAGATTTTAGAACATATGGGGAAATGATAATTGAAGGTTTAAAAAAATACGTAGAACAAATAGAAGGCTGGACAATTGAACCACAAAATTATGAAGGCGTAAGGATAAACTGTAATAAAAAAAGCGGTGATGGATGGTTTTTATTAAGATTATCATTACATGAACCTGTATTAGCATTGAATGTAGAGTCAGATTCGGATAATGGAACAAATATGATGCTGGAAAAATTAATTTTATTTTTAAAAAAATATGAAGAACTAGAGGACATATCAAAATAA
- the rpiB gene encoding ribose 5-phosphate isomerase B, with the protein MKIALGCDHGGVNLKNAIKRELSAKNIEAIDFGTNSSESVNYPDYALKVSEAVVSKECDLGILCCGTGIGMSIAANKYKGIRAAVVGDCFSAKATREHNDTNVLCLGERVIGEGLALEIVNTWLNSEFQGGRHAERLALIEEIEKR; encoded by the coding sequence ATGAAAATAGCTTTAGGATGTGACCATGGTGGAGTTAATTTAAAAAATGCAATAAAGAGAGAGCTTTCAGCTAAAAATATAGAAGCTATTGACTTCGGTACTAATAGCAGTGAGAGTGTAAATTATCCAGATTATGCATTAAAAGTTTCAGAAGCAGTAGTATCAAAAGAATGTGATTTAGGAATATTATGTTGTGGGACAGGCATTGGAATGTCGATTGCAGCCAATAAATACAAGGGGATAAGAGCCGCAGTTGTTGGTGATTGTTTCTCTGCAAAAGCTACTAGAGAGCATAATGATACAAATGTTTTATGTTTAGGGGAAAGAGTTATAGGAGAAGGATTAGCTCTTGAAATTGTAAATACATGGTTGAATTCAGAATTTCAAGGCGGAAGACACGCAGAAAGACTTGCATTGATAGAAGAAATAGAAAAAAGATAA
- a CDS encoding transketolase family protein, protein MGAATREAYGQALKVLAEDKNVVALEADLGKATKSMEFKKVAPERYFDMGIAEGDMIGTAAGLAAAGKIPFASTFAMFAAGRAFEQIRNSVAYPNLNVKVVATHAGITVGEDGGSHQALEDISLMRSIPNMVVISPADVVEAKKAIFAAKEYYGPVYIRLGRAATPDIHDENYEFKIGKGEILFSSGNDVAIIATGIMVAKALDAARALSESGINATVVNISTIKPLDNELIVDVAKRVKKIVTVEEHSIIGGLGSAVSELLSEEHPTKVKRIGINDEFGKSGSAEVLLEKYNLTAEHIVETVKSF, encoded by the coding sequence ATGGGAGCAGCAACAAGAGAAGCATACGGACAAGCTTTAAAAGTACTAGCAGAAGACAAAAATGTTGTGGCATTAGAGGCGGATCTAGGTAAAGCAACTAAGAGTATGGAGTTTAAAAAAGTAGCACCAGAAAGATACTTTGATATGGGAATTGCAGAAGGAGACATGATTGGTACAGCAGCTGGTCTTGCAGCAGCTGGAAAGATTCCATTTGCTAGTACATTTGCAATGTTCGCAGCAGGAAGAGCATTTGAGCAAATAAGAAATTCAGTAGCATATCCTAATCTAAATGTTAAAGTAGTGGCAACTCATGCAGGTATAACAGTTGGAGAAGATGGAGGAAGCCATCAGGCACTTGAAGATATATCATTAATGAGAAGCATACCTAATATGGTTGTAATAAGCCCAGCAGATGTAGTTGAAGCTAAAAAAGCAATATTTGCCGCTAAAGAATATTATGGACCAGTATATATAAGATTAGGTAGAGCTGCAACTCCAGATATACATGATGAAAATTATGAATTTAAAATTGGAAAAGGTGAAATTTTATTCTCAAGTGGAAATGATGTAGCAATAATTGCAACAGGAATAATGGTAGCAAAAGCTTTAGATGCAGCAAGAGCATTAAGCGAAAGCGGAATAAATGCAACTGTTGTAAATATATCAACAATAAAGCCTCTTGATAATGAGCTAATTGTTGATGTTGCAAAGAGAGTAAAGAAAATTGTAACTGTAGAAGAGCATAGTATAATAGGCGGATTAGGTTCAGCAGTTTCAGAACTTTTAAGCGAAGAGCATCCAACAAAAGTTAAAAGAATTGGAATAAACGATGAATTCGGAAAGTCAGGAAGCGCAGAAGTTCTACTAGAAAAATACAATTTAACAGCAGAGCATATAGTTGAAACTGTAAAATCATTTTAA
- a CDS encoding ribulose-phosphate 3-epimerase: MKIAASIMCANQIDLRTELKNLEEAKIDLLHCDVMDGVFVNNLAMGPYVLEQIKSTTSIPLDIHLATIDPDKYIDMYSYLKPEYISFHVEAGKDVKKNIDAIKSRGIKASIAISPLTPLERIKPYISEIDMILIMTVDPGFSGQKFNYGVVDKIDELNEYLKNFEKRPLIEVDGCINKTTLKALKNRYIDIYVLGTSALFNDDNESYISKTNAIKAFI, from the coding sequence TTGAAGATAGCAGCATCAATAATGTGTGCAAATCAGATAGATTTACGTACTGAACTCAAAAATTTAGAAGAGGCGAAAATTGATTTATTACATTGTGATGTAATGGATGGTGTTTTTGTTAACAATCTTGCCATGGGGCCATATGTATTAGAGCAAATAAAGAGCACCACTAGCATACCTCTTGATATACATTTAGCAACAATTGATCCAGATAAGTATATAGATATGTATAGTTATTTAAAACCGGAATATATATCTTTTCACGTAGAAGCTGGCAAGGATGTAAAGAAAAACATAGATGCTATTAAATCTAGAGGAATAAAAGCTTCTATTGCTATAAGTCCATTAACACCATTGGAAAGAATAAAGCCTTACATTTCAGAGATTGATATGATTCTTATTATGACAGTAGATCCAGGATTTTCAGGACAAAAGTTTAATTATGGAGTAGTAGATAAAATAGATGAGCTAAATGAGTATTTAAAAAATTTTGAGAAAAGGCCGTTAATAGAAGTTGATGGCTGCATAAACAAAACTACATTAAAAGCATTAAAGAATAGATATATTGATATATATGTCTTGGGAACATCAGCATTGTTTAATGATGATAATGAAAGCTATATATCAAAAACGAATGCCATAAAAGCATTTATATAG
- the rpe gene encoding ribulose-phosphate 3-epimerase, which yields MEVIISPSLLSANVCNYSEDFRIFNEKDIKVIHIDIMDGHYVPNISIGLGQVAALRKLTKAEFDVHLMVTNPDEYVEALVEAGANSITIHSEVATHLYKSIHYLKSFGIKAGVALNPATPISCLEYVYPLLDRVLIMSVEPGFGGQAFVPFALDKISQLNEVKAKNNYGFTIQVDGGINLYNIENVIKAGARDIVIGSSLFNDGLAENIDLFNQKIINIDNTP from the coding sequence ATGGAAGTAATAATTTCACCATCACTGTTATCAGCAAATGTATGTAATTATTCAGAAGACTTTAGAATATTTAATGAAAAGGATATTAAGGTTATTCATATAGACATTATGGATGGACATTATGTACCTAATATTTCAATAGGATTAGGTCAAGTAGCAGCTTTAAGAAAGCTGACAAAAGCAGAATTTGATGTTCACTTAATGGTAACAAATCCAGATGAATATGTTGAAGCTTTAGTAGAGGCAGGAGCAAACAGTATTACGATACATTCAGAAGTTGCAACTCATTTATATAAAAGCATACATTATTTAAAAAGCTTTGGTATAAAGGCAGGAGTAGCTTTAAATCCAGCAACACCAATAAGCTGCCTAGAATATGTGTATCCTCTTTTAGATAGAGTTTTGATAATGTCTGTAGAACCAGGGTTTGGCGGACAAGCATTCGTTCCTTTTGCTTTAGATAAAATAAGTCAGCTTAATGAAGTCAAAGCAAAGAACAATTATGGTTTCACTATTCAAGTAGACGGTGGAATAAATTTATACAATATAGAAAATGTAATTAAAGCAGGAGCTAGAGATATTGTAATAGGTTCTTCATTATTTAATGACGGTTTAGCGGAAAACATTGATCTATTCAATCAAAAGATAATAAACATCGACAATACCCCATAA
- a CDS encoding galactitol-1-phosphate 5-dehydrogenase, whose translation MKAAVLHSVGDIRYEDIEIKPYGDDEVKIKVMAAGICGSDPPRALKNWKYPVPAILGHEFSGYIVEKGKNVKNVEIGDRVVAIPFEPCNECEYCKKGQFSLCENYGMLGAQSFGGFAEYVNVKATNVLKIGDIDYEEAAMIEPLAVALHGVLNIKPQLGDVVAVLGAGTIGQLTIQWLKVTGVEKIIAVDISDKKISEALNLGADVGINALKENPVDKIMELTNGAGVDICIESAGSKITQEQCLLITKKKGKIGYQGIGHAGIELSETAFEGIFRKELNLQGFWNSYSAPFPGQEWIKSIEYVKQKKIRLKELISHRFSLEDTAKAFEMIRDRKEEYNKIMIVQE comes from the coding sequence ATGAAAGCAGCAGTATTGCACTCAGTAGGAGATATAAGGTATGAAGATATTGAAATAAAACCTTATGGAGATGATGAAGTCAAAATAAAGGTTATGGCAGCAGGGATATGTGGGTCAGATCCTCCAAGAGCATTAAAAAATTGGAAATATCCTGTACCAGCTATTCTAGGCCATGAATTCTCAGGCTATATAGTTGAAAAAGGGAAAAATGTTAAGAATGTGGAGATAGGAGATAGAGTAGTTGCTATTCCATTCGAGCCTTGTAATGAATGTGAATATTGTAAAAAGGGACAATTTTCATTATGCGAAAATTATGGCATGTTAGGAGCTCAATCCTTTGGAGGATTTGCAGAATATGTTAATGTAAAAGCGACAAATGTGCTAAAAATTGGAGATATTGATTACGAGGAAGCAGCTATGATAGAACCACTTGCAGTAGCATTACATGGAGTACTTAATATTAAGCCTCAATTAGGAGACGTGGTAGCAGTACTTGGAGCAGGAACAATAGGACAACTTACAATTCAGTGGCTTAAAGTTACAGGAGTTGAAAAAATTATTGCAGTAGATATTTCAGATAAAAAAATATCAGAAGCACTAAATCTTGGTGCTGACGTTGGAATAAATGCATTAAAAGAAAATCCAGTAGATAAGATAATGGAATTAACAAACGGAGCAGGAGTAGATATCTGTATTGAAAGTGCAGGATCTAAAATAACTCAAGAACAATGTCTTTTAATAACTAAGAAAAAAGGAAAGATTGGATATCAAGGCATTGGACATGCAGGTATAGAATTATCAGAAACTGCTTTTGAAGGAATATTTAGAAAAGAATTAAATTTACAAGGATTTTGGAATTCATATTCAGCCCCATTTCCAGGACAAGAATGGATCAAGAGTATTGAATATGTAAAACAAAAGAAAATAAGACTTAAGGAACTTATATCACATAGATTCTCTTTAGAAGATACAGCAAAAGCATTTGAAATGATTAGGGATAGAAAAGAAGAGTATAACAAGATAATGATTGTTCAAGAATAA
- a CDS encoding PTS transporter subunit IIC, producing MDQLMGVVQYILGIGPTAILPIAILIIGLIAGTGITKAFKSGITIGIGFVGINLVCGVLSSTLGPIAQEMVKRFGLSLNVIDSGWPAAAAAAWATPVAAILIPVCLIVNLVMIFFKLTKTLDVDIWNYWHFIAAGATGYIVTGSWMFAIICAILYEVMVLIIADRTAPMVANFYDLEGISLPTGSTAAFGLVGIPIGYLIEKIPGLNKLHADPESIQKRFGIFGEPMMMGLILGCVLAILAGNDPGSIFKAGVSMAAVMFLLPRMVKILMEGLIPISDAMKEKLQAKYAGRELYIGIDAAVSVGHPATMATALILVPITLILAVIIPGNKVLPFGDLATIPFYVAFVVGSRKGNIVHSVITGTIVLAFSLLMATDFATVHTAMMSGASFQVPGGATQISSLDMGGNFLNWIILKFAQIVGPFFS from the coding sequence ATGGATCAACTTATGGGAGTAGTTCAGTACATTTTAGGAATTGGGCCGACAGCAATTTTACCAATAGCAATATTGATAATAGGATTAATAGCTGGAACAGGAATAACTAAGGCATTTAAATCTGGTATTACAATAGGTATTGGTTTCGTTGGAATAAACTTAGTTTGTGGTGTGCTATCAAGTACATTAGGACCGATAGCACAAGAAATGGTAAAAAGATTCGGATTAAGTTTAAACGTAATTGATAGCGGTTGGCCAGCAGCGGCAGCAGCAGCTTGGGCGACACCAGTAGCAGCTATCTTAATACCAGTATGTTTAATTGTTAACTTAGTAATGATCTTCTTTAAATTAACAAAAACTTTAGACGTTGATATTTGGAATTACTGGCACTTTATAGCGGCTGGAGCAACTGGTTATATAGTTACAGGCAGTTGGATGTTTGCAATTATCTGTGCAATATTATATGAAGTTATGGTATTAATTATTGCTGATAGAACAGCTCCAATGGTTGCAAATTTTTATGATTTAGAAGGTATATCACTTCCAACAGGTTCTACTGCTGCATTTGGATTAGTAGGGATTCCAATTGGATATTTAATAGAGAAAATTCCAGGATTAAATAAGTTACATGCAGATCCTGAATCAATTCAAAAGAGATTTGGTATATTTGGGGAACCTATGATGATGGGATTAATCTTAGGTTGCGTACTTGCAATACTTGCAGGAAACGACCCAGGATCAATATTTAAAGCTGGTGTTAGCATGGCAGCAGTTATGTTCTTACTACCTAGAATGGTTAAGATATTAATGGAAGGTTTAATTCCTATTTCAGATGCGATGAAAGAAAAACTTCAAGCTAAATATGCTGGAAGAGAATTATATATCGGTATTGATGCAGCCGTATCAGTAGGACACCCAGCAACTATGGCTACAGCTTTAATACTAGTACCAATTACATTAATTTTAGCAGTAATTATACCAGGAAACAAAGTATTGCCATTTGGTGACTTAGCTACAATACCATTCTATGTTGCATTCGTGGTTGGTTCAAGAAAAGGAAATATTGTTCATTCAGTAATTACAGGAACAATAGTACTTGCATTCTCACTACTTATGGCAACAGACTTTGCAACAGTACACACTGCAATGATGTCTGGTGCAAGCTTCCAAGTACCAGGTGGAGCTACTCAAATTTCAAGTTTAGATATGGGTGGTAACTTCCTTAACTGGATAATCTTAAAATTTGCGCAAATAGTAGGACCTTTCTTCAGCTAA